From Pseudobacteroides sp., one genomic window encodes:
- a CDS encoding CARDB domain-containing protein yields MIRIRRLLVALVMALITVSLLNLTSVFGATAGTYKISGYVDPDFASTNSMIKEGFKVEIVGTSYYDVTDNNGYFELLNIPISTSINVKIRFSKAGYLRKEISDLTISSEILIGTKDAPVKMWPGDLPVNNIQDDVINFIDVLQMAKAYNTILSESKYNKICDFNLDNSVNVADVIIMAKHFNAVPNTYGAEKVSYVAPDRPGSPQNLKALWYTGTTASLSWEAPASKSMTITGYEVYFNDKIITTVKATNAVCTGLNPNKENTIYVKAISSNVKSDASNILRITTPVDDHGNTIDKATPIECEKEIIASMETGDAVDYFKFKPQTTGTYVFKMYVGFLLNAYLYDESGNKVADLNTEQCYLVSDKEYTLGVENVSTPSEYRFYIRKVTSKPDLVVERILVDKSWVGEPVLVRARITNIGDAPNLGSFRVVFDIDGKKNLLWADCNTTIEVGNSVTLAVNGGLNGITKWTATQVGNHVITANVDSMNKISEIFENNNILSCNIFFDDYPDSWESAKSIQIGADISGNISFSEDKDFFTFTPVTSGNYRFELPGSYYTNVFVYDKNFNKAAETIIVTRGGARNSCYVNATLAANQKYYIVVLSADSNNFTSETYKLVSSTF; encoded by the coding sequence ATGATCAGAATTAGAAGGTTATTGGTAGCTTTAGTAATGGCGTTAATTACCGTATCACTTTTAAATCTCACATCGGTCTTTGGAGCAACGGCTGGTACCTACAAAATAAGCGGATATGTTGACCCGGATTTTGCATCTACCAACTCCATGATTAAAGAGGGATTTAAAGTGGAAATTGTGGGAACATCATATTATGATGTTACTGACAATAATGGGTATTTTGAGTTGCTAAATATACCTATATCTACTAGTATTAATGTTAAGATTAGGTTTTCAAAAGCCGGATACTTGAGAAAAGAGATTAGTGATCTGACAATTAGCTCTGAAATTTTGATAGGTACTAAAGATGCACCGGTAAAAATGTGGCCCGGGGATTTACCTGTTAATAATATACAGGACGACGTTATTAATTTTATTGACGTTTTACAGATGGCAAAGGCTTACAATACAATTTTAAGTGAAAGTAAGTATAATAAAATTTGTGACTTCAATCTTGATAATTCAGTCAATGTTGCAGATGTTATTATTATGGCGAAGCACTTTAATGCGGTGCCAAATACATACGGTGCTGAAAAGGTCAGCTATGTTGCACCTGACAGGCCTGGATCTCCCCAGAACCTAAAGGCATTATGGTATACTGGAACAACGGCTTCACTAAGTTGGGAGGCCCCAGCGTCAAAGAGTATGACTATAACAGGGTATGAAGTATATTTTAATGATAAGATAATAACAACAGTAAAGGCAACTAATGCTGTATGTACAGGACTTAATCCAAATAAAGAAAATACTATTTACGTTAAGGCAATAAGTTCTAATGTAAAATCCGATGCAAGTAATATTTTAAGAATAACTACTCCTGTAGATGATCATGGCAATACCATTGATAAGGCAACGCCAATTGAGTGTGAAAAAGAGATTATAGCATCAATGGAAACAGGTGACGCTGTTGATTATTTCAAATTTAAGCCTCAAACAACAGGGACATATGTATTCAAAATGTATGTTGGGTTTTTGTTAAATGCATATTTATATGATGAGTCAGGAAACAAAGTAGCGGACCTTAATACTGAACAGTGTTATTTAGTGTCCGATAAGGAATATACACTTGGGGTTGAGAACGTATCTACTCCTAGTGAGTATAGATTTTATATAAGAAAAGTTACGTCAAAACCCGACTTGGTTGTAGAACGTATTCTAGTAGACAAATCATGGGTAGGTGAACCTGTATTAGTAAGAGCAAGAATAACTAATATCGGGGATGCTCCTAATCTTGGCAGCTTTAGGGTAGTGTTTGATATTGATGGCAAAAAGAATTTGCTTTGGGCTGATTGCAACACGACTATTGAAGTTGGTAATTCCGTTACTTTGGCTGTTAATGGAGGCTTAAACGGTATAACAAAATGGACTGCAACGCAGGTTGGTAATCATGTGATAACTGCTAATGTTGATAGCATGAATAAAATAAGTGAGATTTTTGAAAATAATAACATATTATCATGCAATATTTTCTTTGATGATTATCCTGATAGTTGGGAATCCGCCAAGTCTATTCAAATAGGAGCCGATATATCCGGTAATATTTCATTTTCTGAAGATAAAGATTTTTTCACTTTTACACCAGTAACTAGTGGAAACTATAGATTTGAACTACCTGGATCTTATTATACAAATGTGTTTGTTTATGATAAGAATTTTAATAAGGCTGCAGAAACAATAATTGTTACCAGGGGAGGAGCTAGGAATAGCTGCTACGTAAATGCTACATTAGCTGCTAATCAGAAATACTACATAGTTGTGCTTTCAGCAGATTCCAATAATTTTACCAGTGAGACATATAAGCTTGTATCAAGTACTTTCTAA
- a CDS encoding HAD family hydrolase, with product MIFASDLDQTLIFSEKHITDDLKDKVIPSEFKNESIITYMLSETFEKLKSLNDKLILIPTTTRTLEQYERIMIFKSSILPKFAVVNHGGSILEDGVLNHDWDKHINEKISTSCEPIEHMIDRFKSQIFHEDWVLDFRKIDNLFFYCIVQLDATPMSELTAFMTEIEAHGWHSCLHGRKLYFMPKQLNKWNAIEYIKNMLPPQHVMASGDSYMDFELLSMADYAILPSHGEICNKLNPGEKCIITNSKGLQASIEILQIVERQLNEVPK from the coding sequence TTGATTTTTGCTAGTGATCTTGATCAAACATTGATTTTCTCGGAAAAACATATAACTGACGATTTAAAAGATAAGGTTATTCCGTCAGAGTTTAAAAACGAAAGCATAATAACTTATATGCTTTCCGAAACTTTTGAAAAACTCAAAAGCCTTAATGACAAATTAATACTGATTCCTACCACCACTAGAACATTGGAGCAATACGAAAGGATAATGATTTTTAAGTCTTCTATTTTGCCAAAGTTTGCAGTAGTGAACCATGGTGGAAGTATTTTGGAGGATGGAGTATTAAATCATGATTGGGACAAGCATATAAATGAAAAAATCTCTACAAGCTGTGAGCCGATAGAGCATATGATTGACCGATTTAAATCCCAAATCTTCCATGAGGACTGGGTTTTGGATTTTCGTAAGATAGACAATCTATTTTTCTACTGCATCGTCCAACTTGACGCCACACCTATGAGTGAGCTAACTGCTTTTATGACAGAAATTGAAGCACACGGCTGGCACAGCTGCCTCCACGGAAGAAAGCTTTATTTCATGCCCAAACAGCTTAATAAATGGAATGCAATAGAATACATAAAAAATATGCTTCCACCTCAGCATGTGATGGCTTCAGGAGATTCATACATGGATTTCGAGCTTCTGTCCATGGCAGATTATGCCATTCTACCCTCCCATGGTGAGATATGTAATAAATTGAATCCAGGGGAAAAGTGCATAATAACAAATAGCAAAGGGTTGCAAGCTTCTATTGAGATACTGCAAATCGTTGAGAGGCAGCTCAATGAGGTTCCAAAGTAA
- a CDS encoding ATP-grasp domain-containing protein, whose product MNKKRIWFNNWFNTAYHIINLIKQNSEIEFEVFGTNRNPNSVIFKACDYYEIERMIPEDEYVDFCLDFCKKHQIDIFAPRTNILTITQSSQRFEEIGVKLLTCCDSQNTKLLSDKALFYDHLRQNTDLISNPSHRLDGKSLFNIPKYYVVNNAQDFEKAYTSISNEGFKVCFKPVHSEGGAGFRIIDESAGSIDSLFSFASLRVTLDDVLNRLSQRDTFKSLMVMEFIDGYEYSVDCLALEGKLLAAVPRKKLDGRARLLQDSPELRYIASELTRVFNLSYAFNVQVRYDSDCPKILEINPRMSGGVWISCLSGINMPYLAVKLLLDRDPDIMMPEPKLDILVSQIEKEVLL is encoded by the coding sequence ATGAATAAAAAAAGAATATGGTTTAATAATTGGTTTAATACAGCTTACCATATAATAAACCTGATAAAGCAAAATAGCGAAATAGAATTTGAGGTCTTTGGTACAAACAGAAACCCCAATTCAGTTATTTTTAAGGCATGTGATTATTACGAAATTGAAAGAATGATTCCCGAAGATGAGTATGTTGACTTTTGTCTGGACTTTTGTAAAAAGCACCAAATCGACATATTTGCCCCTCGAACCAACATACTTACTATAACTCAAAGCTCTCAAAGATTTGAGGAAATCGGTGTTAAGCTATTGACTTGTTGCGATTCACAAAACACCAAGCTTTTATCTGACAAAGCCTTATTCTATGATCATTTAAGACAAAATACCGATCTTATTTCCAATCCCAGTCATAGATTGGATGGGAAAAGCCTATTTAATATACCAAAGTACTATGTGGTTAATAATGCCCAAGACTTTGAAAAAGCTTATACCAGCATATCTAATGAGGGCTTCAAGGTATGCTTTAAACCTGTCCATTCTGAAGGCGGTGCAGGATTTAGAATTATAGACGAGTCTGCTGGCTCTATAGACAGCCTTTTTTCTTTTGCAAGCTTAAGAGTCACATTGGATGATGTATTAAATCGGCTTTCTCAAAGGGATACATTTAAGAGCTTAATGGTTATGGAATTCATAGACGGATATGAATACAGCGTTGACTGCCTTGCTCTAGAAGGAAAGCTTCTGGCCGCTGTGCCTAGAAAGAAGCTTGATGGAAGGGCAAGACTCCTGCAAGACTCCCCTGAACTTAGGTATATCGCATCAGAACTGACCCGTGTTTTTAATCTGTCCTATGCATTTAATGTTCAGGTAAGATACGACAGTGATTGCCCAAAGATACTTGAGATTAATCCGAGAATGTCCGGAGGCGTATGGATATCCTGTCTTAGCGGCATAAATATGCCTTACTTGGCGGTTAAGCTTCTCTTGGACAGGGACCCTGACATAATGATGCCTGAACCTAAATTGGATATACTAGTTTCACAGATAGAAAAGGAAGTTTTGCTGTAG
- a CDS encoding cysteine protease StiP family protein, giving the protein MNNLNNSILNSIHEENTDTRTPCTFSGSYDITDVCFLLKEISGLISESDTLCREKAIQSGTHYSEMLPIEYKPSDEYIKLFHRSLNESAQKLANATAVVSNKIIRNRGKNIVLVSLARAGTPVGILIKRYLKEKLGLEVPHYSVSIIRGKGIDENAVRYIVEMHSEQEIQFVDGWTGKGMITRVLHQSCEDLLKKTGIKLNAGLAVLADPGHCVRTYGTREDFLIPSACLNSTVSGLISRTVHRSDLIRNKDFHGVKFYKELIGEDLSNYFIDKIASCFSSIDDLKINSEIKKEEIDEEPSWIGMEDVENVGRLYSIDDINHIKPGIGETIRVLLRRVPWKVLVKDINDKSLSNVLQLAREKKVEVLQYDLKSYKCMGLIKHMGR; this is encoded by the coding sequence ATGAATAATTTAAATAATTCTATATTGAATAGTATACATGAAGAAAATACCGACACTAGGACTCCTTGTACTTTTTCAGGAAGCTATGACATAACCGATGTCTGTTTTCTCTTAAAGGAAATCTCCGGCCTAATTAGTGAAAGTGACACTTTGTGTAGAGAAAAGGCAATTCAGTCAGGCACCCATTACTCTGAGATGCTTCCTATAGAGTACAAGCCTTCTGATGAATATATAAAGCTCTTTCACCGCTCACTGAATGAATCTGCACAAAAGCTTGCCAATGCAACAGCTGTAGTTTCTAATAAAATTATACGAAACCGAGGTAAAAACATTGTGCTGGTTTCTCTTGCAAGGGCAGGCACCCCTGTAGGAATTCTTATCAAGAGATATTTAAAGGAAAAGCTGGGTTTGGAAGTACCCCATTACAGTGTTTCAATAATCAGGGGTAAAGGTATTGATGAAAACGCTGTGAGGTATATAGTCGAAATGCATAGTGAGCAGGAAATACAATTTGTGGATGGCTGGACCGGAAAAGGCATGATAACCAGGGTTCTTCATCAGTCATGTGAGGATCTCTTAAAGAAAACCGGAATCAAGCTGAATGCCGGCCTTGCAGTTCTTGCCGACCCTGGACACTGCGTGCGGACATATGGCACTAGGGAGGATTTTCTTATACCAAGTGCATGTCTAAATTCAACAGTTTCAGGCTTGATAAGCAGGACAGTCCATAGAAGCGACCTCATAAGAAACAAAGATTTTCACGGAGTAAAGTTTTACAAAGAGCTTATTGGTGAAGATTTATCTAATTATTTTATAGATAAAATAGCATCCTGTTTTTCAAGTATAGATGACCTAAAGATAAATTCTGAAATAAAAAAGGAAGAAATAGATGAAGAGCCAAGCTGGATTGGTATGGAAGATGTAGAAAACGTGGGAAGACTCTATTCAATTGATGATATTAACCATATTAAGCCGGGTATAGGCGAAACAATAAGAGTTCTTCTACGCAGGGTGCCATGGAAAGTGTTGGTAAAAGACATAAATGACAAAAGCCTGTCTAATGTACTTCAGCTGGCAAGAGAAAAAAAGGTTGAGGTTTTGCAATATGATCTGAAATCCTATAAATGTATGGGATTAATAAAACATATGGGGAGATAA
- a CDS encoding phosphoribosyltransferase family protein, giving the protein MSALTPLINMENKIYNSQVLDLFNVHIELKNNKYKLPMELLFSVGARINKKRRFLFVSKVLGKHIPVTNVNSLLIGALLAYTFLDEYYYDSSYYFSGNFSYKPQVEKIVDSILNCKNGKVIWKELMESPIPLSGDILFLAFAETATALGHSIFSCFDNADFIHTTREDMKNFSNKVVFEEEHSHATSHRVYPVNPEMLKSDSPIVLVDDEISTGKTVLNIIRELDKIHKRKEYIVLSILDFRSDADIEYLKEFEREYSLNVQFISLVSGQFKATPTSEMGDWNCVDHYLERNLEIVTKGLLCDNKGVQPEVRFLSIAKYFKEFVDLHSINDTGEVNSIPYLKHTGRFGINSRDQKNLVNGINELSKHIKTSIMGDKILFLGTEEFMFIPLLISSCIDKEIYYHSTTRSPIFPSQAEGYPISNRFMFDCPPNPSVTNFVYNIPYGFYDELYIFFERGFDNSGINSLMKVIGELGIRKVTVVFCSGDLY; this is encoded by the coding sequence ATGTCTGCTCTGACCCCTTTAATCAATATGGAAAATAAAATATACAATTCTCAGGTTTTAGATTTGTTTAATGTACATATAGAACTAAAAAACAACAAATATAAGCTTCCTATGGAGCTTCTTTTTTCAGTTGGAGCAAGAATAAACAAAAAGCGAAGGTTCCTTTTTGTAAGCAAGGTTCTTGGAAAGCATATTCCCGTTACAAATGTAAATTCTCTCCTTATAGGTGCGTTGCTTGCATACACATTTTTGGATGAATATTATTATGATTCCTCATATTATTTTAGCGGAAACTTTTCTTACAAGCCGCAGGTTGAAAAAATAGTTGATTCTATCCTCAACTGTAAAAACGGAAAAGTAATATGGAAAGAGCTGATGGAAAGTCCAATTCCTCTAAGCGGCGATATTTTATTCCTTGCCTTTGCAGAAACGGCAACTGCTTTGGGACATTCCATTTTCAGCTGCTTTGATAATGCTGACTTTATACATACTACAAGAGAAGACATGAAAAACTTCAGCAACAAAGTCGTGTTTGAAGAAGAACACTCTCATGCCACATCCCACAGGGTGTATCCTGTAAATCCTGAGATGCTTAAATCCGATTCGCCCATAGTGCTTGTTGATGATGAAATATCCACAGGGAAAACTGTGCTCAATATAATAAGAGAATTGGATAAAATCCATAAACGCAAGGAATATATAGTGCTATCAATCCTGGACTTCCGGTCGGACGCCGATATAGAATACCTGAAGGAGTTTGAAAGGGAATACTCCCTGAATGTGCAGTTTATATCCCTTGTGTCAGGCCAGTTTAAGGCAACTCCTACTTCAGAAATGGGGGATTGGAATTGTGTAGACCATTACCTTGAGAGAAACCTTGAGATTGTAACTAAGGGTTTGTTATGCGATAATAAGGGTGTGCAGCCTGAAGTTCGTTTCCTTAGTATAGCCAAGTATTTTAAGGAATTTGTGGATTTGCATTCAATCAATGATACAGGTGAGGTAAACAGCATACCCTATTTGAAGCATACTGGAAGGTTTGGCATCAACTCTAGAGATCAAAAAAATCTTGTAAATGGCATTAATGAGTTATCAAAACATATTAAGACTTCTATAATGGGTGATAAAATTCTCTTTTTAGGAACCGAGGAGTTCATGTTTATTCCTCTATTGATATCAAGCTGTATTGACAAGGAAATATATTATCATTCAACAACAAGAAGCCCCATATTTCCTTCTCAGGCTGAAGGCTATCCTATATCCAACAGGTTTATGTTTGATTGTCCCCCAAATCCTTCAGTGACGAACTTTGTTTATAACATCCCCTATGGCTTTTATGACGAGCTCTATATTTTTTTTGAGAGGGGCTTTGATAATAGCGGTATAAATAGTCTCATGAAGGTTATTGGGGAACTTGGAATTAGAAAAGTTACCGTAGTATTTTGCTCGGGTGATCTATATTAA
- a CDS encoding HpcH/HpaI aldolase/citrate lyase family protein — MRHFNYLDDKEIDSFFYIKPGIFKRDDSRDNLAYALGATLYMPAVRKNIIEDLISSKHKGLMSMVICTEDSIGDDMVEEAENSLVGHLERLESAIKSGELEYEDIPLIFIRVRNPMHLEKVRVISGNLLKNITGFVFPKFTDSNCEEYFINLKRVIESVGKPFYAMPILESPELIYWEKRADSIKKLVSVIDYYSHLVLNIRIGGTDLSGLFGIRRSPDVTIYDISVIRDCIAFLINTFCRFERQFVVSGPVWEYFSSERVLKPQLRRTPFRGYFGPEGEKIRLKLLDDYTDGLMREVTLDKSNGLMGKTVIHPTHIIPVHSLYVVTHEEYMDACSILSTCPDGNGAVKSTYSNKMNEIKPHTLWAEKIMRRANIFGVFHQQHSFTCLL; from the coding sequence GTGAGGCATTTTAACTACTTAGACGATAAAGAAATAGATTCATTTTTTTATATCAAACCTGGAATCTTTAAAAGAGATGACAGCAGGGATAATCTGGCATATGCATTAGGAGCCACCCTTTATATGCCTGCTGTCAGAAAAAACATAATAGAAGACCTTATAAGCAGCAAACACAAAGGATTAATGTCCATGGTCATTTGCACCGAGGACTCCATTGGTGACGACATGGTGGAAGAAGCGGAAAACTCTCTGGTGGGCCATTTGGAAAGACTTGAATCAGCTATAAAATCCGGTGAACTTGAATATGAAGATATTCCCCTGATATTTATCAGGGTTCGTAACCCTATGCATCTTGAAAAGGTTCGTGTTATATCAGGTAATTTATTAAAAAATATCACAGGCTTCGTTTTTCCAAAGTTTACAGACAGCAATTGCGAAGAGTACTTTATTAATTTAAAAAGAGTTATTGAATCAGTTGGCAAGCCATTTTATGCAATGCCCATTTTAGAATCACCGGAGCTCATTTATTGGGAAAAGAGAGCCGATTCTATAAAAAAGCTTGTTTCAGTAATCGATTACTATTCACATCTGGTTTTAAACATAAGGATAGGCGGAACTGATTTAAGCGGCCTCTTTGGGATACGCAGAAGTCCTGATGTAACTATTTACGATATATCTGTAATAAGGGACTGCATAGCATTTTTAATAAACACTTTCTGCAGATTTGAAAGGCAATTTGTTGTTTCAGGCCCCGTATGGGAGTATTTCTCAAGTGAAAGAGTATTAAAGCCTCAGCTTCGTCGTACACCTTTCCGCGGCTACTTCGGTCCGGAAGGCGAAAAAATCCGTTTAAAGCTGCTTGATGACTACACTGACGGACTTATGCGAGAAGTTACTTTGGATAAGTCAAACGGTCTTATGGGTAAAACCGTTATACATCCCACACATATTATACCTGTACACTCCCTTTACGTTGTAACCCATGAAGAGTATATGGATGCATGCAGCATACTTTCTACCTGCCCGGATGGAAATGGGGCTGTTAAAAGTACTTATTCAAATAAAATGAATGAAATCAAGCCCCATACCCTATGGGCTGAAAAAATAATGAGGAGGGCAAACATTTTCGGGGTTTTTCACCAGCAGCATTCCTTTACATGTCTGCTCTGA
- a CDS encoding CARDB domain-containing protein: protein MRFRVKMCFILVLCVFVIGIVVFPLNSNALTIQKICGYIEPDITYLNSEAKSGFKIQIVGTTASAISDENGYFQINGFQSTPDLKYSLEITKVGYLKREIKDIQINSSIFVGGAQSILMWAGDMPVKGLQDDSINMSDIIQIAKSFNAVKTDANYNASCDFDMDGSINIKDVIAISKHFNSTSDNYENIEISIIEEDLKAPEGLNSLWYTGTTVVLNWNASGSNISGYEVYCNEKVVGTTSNTNFVYYEMTPNSINVFYIKAFDSEGKKSLPSNSITVTALADDHGNTMGRATPIESGREILGAFQGVGDLDYFKFVPEKSGIYVFRTIRGYLVSSKIVDSNGIEVGYINDYEYNLNAGYEYFIINSSALSNGEYRFLIRPKSIKPDLAIEDVQIASVLVGNPAAINVKIKNVGDVSSKGSFRVVVDIDDQKNVLWADCTADIVVGESNSIQVNNGLNGITDWIPEKSGSHKIIINIDTNNQIDEIIENNNSYACNKYIDDYPDTFETALGIEMGKEVKGAVSNATDKDYFYIVPKATGVYQIELPKSKYTNVYLYNSNKSQIEKTVISYDSRNNRLKCYVKAMLNANEKYYIAVKPADVQNYTFEEYTLSMFEVQ, encoded by the coding sequence ATGAGATTTAGGGTAAAAATGTGCTTTATCTTGGTTTTATGTGTTTTTGTCATTGGCATAGTTGTTTTTCCTTTGAATTCTAATGCTTTGACTATTCAAAAGATATGCGGGTATATAGAACCGGATATTACCTATTTAAATTCGGAAGCAAAATCTGGATTCAAGATACAAATTGTTGGAACAACTGCAAGTGCAATCTCAGATGAAAACGGATACTTTCAAATAAACGGTTTTCAGTCAACTCCTGATTTGAAATACAGTTTGGAAATTACTAAGGTTGGTTATCTCAAAAGGGAAATCAAAGATATTCAAATAAACTCATCAATTTTTGTAGGTGGAGCTCAATCAATTCTTATGTGGGCCGGAGATATGCCTGTAAAAGGATTACAAGATGATTCTATTAATATGAGTGATATTATTCAAATTGCCAAGTCCTTTAATGCTGTCAAGACAGATGCCAATTATAATGCAAGCTGTGACTTTGATATGGACGGATCAATTAATATAAAAGATGTAATAGCAATATCAAAGCATTTCAATTCAACTAGTGATAATTATGAAAATATAGAAATTAGCATCATAGAAGAAGACTTAAAAGCACCGGAGGGGCTAAATTCCTTATGGTATACAGGGACAACGGTTGTGTTAAATTGGAATGCATCAGGAAGTAACATATCCGGTTACGAGGTATATTGTAATGAAAAAGTTGTAGGTACTACATCTAATACAAATTTCGTATATTATGAAATGACGCCCAATTCGATAAATGTGTTTTACATTAAGGCATTTGATAGTGAAGGAAAGAAATCATTACCAAGTAACTCCATAACGGTAACAGCATTAGCGGACGATCATGGGAACACTATGGGTAGGGCTACTCCTATAGAGAGTGGAAGGGAAATTTTGGGAGCTTTTCAAGGGGTAGGTGACTTAGACTATTTTAAGTTTGTACCAGAGAAATCTGGAATATATGTTTTCAGAACAATAAGGGGCTATTTGGTATCAAGTAAGATTGTAGATAGCAATGGTATAGAGGTCGGGTATATTAACGATTATGAGTATAATTTGAATGCTGGATATGAATACTTTATAATAAATAGCTCTGCTTTAAGTAATGGGGAATATCGATTCTTGATTAGGCCGAAAAGTATAAAGCCTGACCTTGCTATTGAAGATGTACAAATTGCGTCTGTATTAGTGGGAAATCCCGCAGCAATAAATGTTAAAATAAAAAATGTAGGAGATGTGTCATCTAAAGGGAGCTTCAGAGTTGTAGTTGATATTGATGATCAAAAGAATGTTTTATGGGCTGATTGTACTGCTGACATTGTTGTTGGAGAGTCTAACAGTATTCAAGTAAATAATGGCTTAAACGGTATAACTGATTGGATCCCTGAAAAGTCTGGAAGTCATAAGATTATTATCAATATAGATACAAATAATCAGATTGATGAGATCATTGAAAACAATAATTCATATGCTTGCAACAAATATATCGATGATTATCCGGATACTTTTGAAACTGCTTTAGGTATTGAAATGGGGAAAGAAGTCAAAGGGGCTGTAAGTAATGCTACTGATAAGGACTATTTTTATATAGTACCAAAAGCTACTGGTGTGTATCAAATTGAATTGCCCAAATCAAAATATACAAATGTGTATTTATATAATTCAAATAAGAGTCAGATTGAAAAGACCGTAATTAGTTACGATTCAAGAAATAACAGATTAAAGTGCTATGTAAAAGCTATGTTAAATGCTAATGAAAAATACTATATTGCAGTAAAGCCTGCAGACGTTCAAAATTACACATTTGAAGAGTACACTCTTTCAATGTTTGAGGTACAATAA